The following proteins are encoded in a genomic region of Agromyces sp. CF514:
- a CDS encoding ABC transporter permease, translating into MTALAPAPSRPSSSTPGHTPPVAAFTAFPELSRFILRRNWLRLALWVIVLVGMVAMVYESQRVAFPTQESRDAYAAVANTPAVAALTGLPYGAGTLGGILNIKIWMTLAVSIGFASIFLVTRNGRAEEEAGRTELIRAGAVGHHAYSLANQLVVGGLSVAIGLLIGLTCIGLGLPAEGSLAMGASIAGVGIAFLGIAALAGQLTSTSRAANSLASIVLGASYLVRAIADVQAEGDTPSPLSWASPIGWAQNMRSFGENVWWPMLLLVGLGVGGCLVAGLIESRRDVGAGVLPDRPGPARASRSLATPLGLAVRLERGPMIGWLLGGLVGGLFYGGVASAMSDLLDSGNAFAKAFMGQADSMLDGIVGLFVMATVMVAAAFAVQSSCSVRLEEASGRLEPQLAGAVSRTRWALTRFLLAAVWGVVILVASGLVFGLAFAATQGDPDQVLRITAASTAYIPSLLLLVGVTVLLTGWLPHQAILITWIVYGASVVIAMFGPLFSLSDEVIEATPIAATPRVPGVELDAMPLVVLSLVALALWALGLWRFRSRDLTLA; encoded by the coding sequence ATGACCGCGCTCGCACCCGCACCCTCGCGGCCGTCGTCCTCGACCCCCGGGCACACGCCCCCGGTCGCGGCGTTCACCGCCTTCCCCGAGCTGTCGCGCTTCATCCTGCGCCGCAACTGGCTGCGCCTCGCCCTCTGGGTGATCGTGCTCGTCGGCATGGTCGCGATGGTCTACGAGTCCCAGCGCGTCGCGTTCCCCACGCAGGAGTCGCGCGACGCGTACGCGGCGGTCGCCAACACTCCGGCGGTGGCTGCGCTCACGGGACTCCCCTACGGCGCAGGCACGCTCGGCGGCATCCTGAACATCAAGATCTGGATGACGCTCGCGGTCTCGATCGGGTTCGCCTCGATCTTCCTCGTCACGCGCAACGGGCGCGCCGAAGAGGAGGCCGGGCGCACGGAGCTCATCCGCGCCGGGGCGGTCGGCCACCACGCCTACAGCCTCGCGAACCAGCTCGTCGTGGGCGGCCTCAGCGTCGCGATCGGCCTGCTCATCGGGCTCACGTGCATCGGCCTCGGCCTGCCCGCCGAGGGCTCGCTCGCGATGGGCGCCTCGATCGCCGGCGTCGGCATCGCGTTCCTCGGGATCGCGGCGCTCGCCGGGCAGCTCACCTCGACGAGCCGCGCGGCGAACTCGCTGGCCTCGATCGTGCTCGGCGCCTCGTACCTCGTGCGCGCGATCGCCGACGTGCAGGCCGAGGGCGACACCCCCAGCCCGCTGAGCTGGGCGTCGCCCATCGGCTGGGCGCAGAACATGCGCTCGTTCGGCGAGAACGTGTGGTGGCCGATGCTGCTGCTCGTCGGCCTCGGCGTCGGCGGATGCCTCGTGGCCGGCCTCATCGAGTCGCGCCGCGACGTCGGCGCGGGCGTGCTGCCCGACCGCCCGGGGCCGGCGCGCGCCTCCCGCTCGCTCGCCACGCCCCTCGGACTCGCCGTGCGCCTCGAGCGCGGGCCCATGATCGGGTGGCTGCTCGGCGGCCTCGTCGGCGGCCTGTTCTACGGCGGCGTCGCCTCGGCGATGTCCGACCTCCTCGACTCCGGCAACGCCTTCGCGAAGGCGTTCATGGGGCAGGCCGACTCGATGCTCGACGGCATCGTCGGTCTCTTCGTCATGGCCACGGTCATGGTCGCTGCGGCGTTCGCGGTGCAGAGCTCGTGCTCGGTGCGACTCGAAGAGGCGTCGGGACGGCTGGAGCCGCAGCTCGCGGGCGCGGTCTCGCGCACGCGTTGGGCGCTCACGCGCTTCCTGCTCGCCGCGGTCTGGGGCGTCGTGATCCTCGTGGCGTCGGGACTCGTGTTCGGGCTCGCGTTCGCCGCGACGCAGGGCGACCCCGACCAGGTGCTGCGCATCACGGCGGCGTCGACGGCCTACATCCCGAGCCTGCTGCTGCTCGTCGGCGTGACCGTGCTGCTCACCGGCTGGCTGCCGCACCAGGCGATCCTCATCACGTGGATCGTCTACGGCGCGAGCGTGGTCATCGCCATGTTCGGCCCGCTGTTCTCGCTGTCCGACGAGGTCATCGAGGCGACGCCCATCGCCGCGACGCCGCGCGTCCCCGGCGTCGAGCTCGACGCCATGCCGCTCGTCGTGCTGTCGCTCGTGGCGCTCGCGCTCTGGGCGCTCGGCCTCTGGCGATTCCGCTCCCGCGACCTCACGCTGGCGTGA
- a CDS encoding ABC transporter ATP-binding protein yields MNAASTPAIEVEGLVKRFGAVTALDGLDLRVDQGQVMGFLGPNGSGKSTTIRILLGIARADAGAARLLGGDPWREAVELHRRIAYVPGDVNLWPNLTGGQAIDILSKLRGGVDRTRRDELVERFDLDPSKKARAYSKGNRQKVALVAALASDAELLILDEPTSGLDPLMEGVFTDVVRGLAREGRSVLLSSHIFAEVEKLCDQVTIIRAGRTVESGSLADLRHLHRTSVSVLLPHGAGTLAERTDLHDLVADGERVSFTVDDADLGGVLADLAGRSPRSLVTTPPSLEELFLRHYGVELPSAETADESVSAS; encoded by the coding sequence ATGAACGCAGCATCCACCCCCGCCATCGAGGTCGAGGGCCTGGTCAAGCGCTTCGGCGCCGTGACCGCGCTCGACGGGCTCGACCTCCGCGTCGACCAGGGTCAGGTCATGGGCTTCCTCGGACCCAACGGCTCGGGCAAGTCGACGACCATCCGCATCCTCCTCGGCATCGCGAGAGCGGATGCCGGGGCCGCGCGACTGCTCGGCGGCGACCCGTGGCGCGAGGCGGTCGAGCTCCACCGTCGCATCGCCTACGTGCCAGGCGACGTGAACCTCTGGCCGAACCTCACGGGCGGGCAGGCGATCGACATCCTGTCGAAACTGCGCGGCGGGGTCGACCGCACGAGGCGCGACGAGCTCGTCGAGCGGTTCGACCTCGACCCGTCGAAGAAGGCCCGCGCGTACTCGAAGGGCAACCGGCAGAAGGTCGCGCTCGTCGCCGCGCTCGCCTCCGACGCCGAGCTGCTGATCCTCGACGAGCCCACGTCCGGCCTCGACCCGCTCATGGAGGGCGTGTTCACCGACGTCGTGCGGGGGCTCGCGCGCGAGGGCCGCAGCGTGCTGCTCTCGAGCCACATCTTCGCCGAAGTCGAGAAGCTGTGCGACCAGGTCACGATCATCCGCGCGGGCCGCACGGTCGAGTCGGGGTCGCTCGCCGACCTCCGCCACCTGCACCGCACGTCGGTGTCAGTGCTGCTGCCGCACGGCGCGGGCACCCTCGCGGAGCGCACCGACCTGCACGACCTCGTCGCCGACGGCGAGCGCGTGAGCTTCACGGTCGACGACGCCGACCTCGGCGGCGTGCTGGCCGACCTCGCCGGCCGTTCGCCGCGGTCGCTCGTGACGACGCCGCCGTCGCTCGAGGAGCTCTTCCTGCGCCACTACGGCGTCGAACTGCCCTCGGCCGAGACCGCCGACGAGTCGGTGAGCGCATCATGA
- a CDS encoding TetR/AcrR family transcriptional regulator, whose translation MRIAEAVPSDETVAAPDPTPSDLTTRARLRDAAVECFAAEGFGASVRTIAARAGVSAGLIRHHFGSKDALRAECDEAVLERHRSLKTVGLESPANAMAQLAEADEHGAMLVYILRSVQDGSAAGRAFIEHLIDDAVAYSERAVADGMLRPSLDPVGRARLMVTQSVGGLVVMLSMHPEIELTDFKTVLAKTFEQIALPSIELYTYGVFADESYLNQYLDYLKESS comes from the coding sequence ATGCGTATAGCCGAGGCGGTTCCGAGCGACGAGACGGTCGCCGCGCCCGACCCGACCCCGAGCGACCTGACGACTCGCGCACGCCTGCGCGACGCCGCCGTCGAGTGCTTCGCGGCCGAGGGGTTCGGGGCATCCGTGCGCACGATCGCGGCCCGTGCCGGGGTCAGCGCCGGACTCATCCGCCACCACTTCGGCTCGAAGGACGCCCTGCGTGCGGAGTGCGACGAAGCCGTGCTCGAACGCCATCGCTCGCTCAAGACCGTCGGCCTCGAGTCCCCCGCCAACGCCATGGCCCAGCTCGCCGAGGCCGACGAGCACGGCGCCATGCTCGTCTACATCCTCCGCAGCGTGCAGGACGGCAGCGCGGCGGGCAGGGCGTTCATCGAGCACCTGATCGACGACGCCGTCGCCTACTCCGAGCGGGCGGTCGCCGACGGCATGCTCCGCCCGAGCCTCGACCCGGTCGGGCGCGCGCGACTGATGGTGACCCAATCGGTCGGCGGGCTCGTCGTGATGCTCTCGATGCATCCCGAGATCGAGCTCACCGACTTCAAGACCGTGCTCGCCAAGACCTTCGAGCAGATCGCCCTCCCGTCGATCGAGCTCTACACGTACGGCGTCTTCGCCGACGAGTCCTACCTCAACCAGTACCTGGACTACCTCAAGGAGTCGTCATGA
- a CDS encoding glycosyltransferase, with protein MKVALLAESFLPHMNGVTHSLLQVLRHLERRGHDALVIAPRSGTADPSLEHSLHGARSVLLPSVPLPTYPDVRVTLAGAHRLAALLREHEADVVHLASPFVLGWRGVLAAEMLGIPSVAVYQTDIPAYAERYGVPGAAPALARHMARLHQRATVTLAPSTSAVDRLTALDVDPGRIELWRRGVDTERFAPTRRTATWRRDVAGAAGDEIVVGYVGRLAPEKQVEDLRAIADLPRTRLVVVGDGPSRPVLERMLPSAVFTGFLGGDALAEAVAGFDVFVHPGESETFCQTIQEALASGVPVVATGRGGPLDLVSNSVDGWVYRPGDLAEFRERVRDLVGDDAKRRAFAANARAAVLGRGWDVLCDELLGHYGRAAAAAGRIPEPGHAAASRAPRPPASRGTAPAVTRERRVVASAPPTSVPAMRDRTPVPPRWTRFVAVGDSLSEGLCDTSRMAAGEYRGWADRLAMLLALASPTGDRVSYANLAVRSRKVADVVEAQVPHAIELGADLVSVLIGGNDLVGPRPDVHALADRLATSVAAVRATGADVLLVTPFMPQRPASRLYERRIAAFADRIVGIGHDTGAIVLDVAALPALTVKGMWAEDRVHLNSAGHRALAYEAARKLGVPDAAALAGLEQAAHEADAHGVVAEGAVADRHASDAEWLVRTPFRGWHGGCADARRATGARRSARNCRPCSASPMRHPLFTGEKPGLC; from the coding sequence GTGAAGGTCGCACTCCTCGCAGAATCGTTCCTCCCGCACATGAACGGCGTGACGCATTCCCTGCTCCAGGTGCTCCGCCACCTCGAGCGGCGCGGCCACGACGCCCTCGTCATCGCTCCACGGTCCGGGACCGCCGACCCCTCGCTCGAGCACTCCCTGCACGGAGCCAGGAGCGTGCTGCTGCCCTCGGTCCCGCTGCCGACCTACCCCGACGTGCGCGTCACGCTCGCCGGCGCGCACCGGCTCGCCGCACTCCTGCGCGAGCACGAGGCCGACGTCGTGCACCTCGCCTCGCCGTTCGTGCTCGGCTGGCGGGGCGTGCTCGCCGCGGAGATGCTCGGCATCCCGTCGGTCGCCGTCTACCAGACCGACATCCCCGCGTACGCGGAGCGGTACGGAGTACCGGGCGCCGCACCCGCGCTCGCGCGGCACATGGCGAGGCTGCACCAGCGCGCGACGGTCACGCTCGCGCCGTCCACCTCGGCCGTCGACCGGCTCACCGCGCTCGACGTCGATCCCGGCCGCATCGAGCTGTGGCGGCGGGGCGTCGACACCGAACGGTTCGCCCCGACCCGGCGCACCGCGACCTGGCGACGCGACGTGGCGGGCGCCGCGGGCGACGAGATCGTCGTCGGCTACGTCGGCCGCCTCGCCCCCGAGAAGCAGGTCGAGGACCTGCGCGCGATCGCCGACCTCCCGCGCACCCGGCTGGTCGTCGTCGGAGACGGCCCATCGCGGCCCGTGCTCGAACGGATGCTGCCGAGCGCCGTGTTCACCGGGTTCCTCGGCGGCGACGCGCTCGCCGAGGCAGTCGCCGGTTTCGACGTGTTCGTGCACCCCGGCGAGAGCGAGACGTTCTGCCAGACGATCCAGGAGGCGCTCGCGAGCGGGGTGCCCGTCGTCGCGACCGGTCGCGGCGGCCCCCTCGACCTCGTCTCGAACAGCGTCGACGGGTGGGTCTACCGCCCCGGCGACCTCGCGGAGTTCCGCGAGCGCGTGCGCGACCTCGTCGGCGACGACGCCAAGCGCCGCGCGTTCGCCGCCAATGCGCGGGCCGCAGTGCTCGGGCGGGGATGGGACGTGCTCTGCGACGAGCTCCTCGGGCACTACGGGCGCGCGGCCGCAGCAGCCGGGCGGATCCCCGAGCCCGGACATGCGGCCGCATCCCGTGCGCCACGCCCGCCCGCGTCCCGCGGCACCGCGCCGGCCGTCACCCGCGAGCGCCGCGTCGTGGCATCCGCCCCTCCCACATCGGTGCCGGCGATGCGGGACCGAACGCCCGTACCGCCGCGCTGGACCCGGTTCGTCGCCGTCGGCGACTCGCTGAGCGAGGGGCTCTGCGACACCTCTCGCATGGCCGCGGGGGAGTACCGCGGCTGGGCCGACCGCCTCGCGATGCTGCTCGCGCTCGCGAGCCCGACCGGCGATCGCGTCTCGTACGCGAACCTCGCCGTGCGCAGCCGCAAGGTCGCCGACGTCGTCGAGGCGCAGGTGCCGCACGCGATCGAGCTCGGAGCCGACCTCGTGAGCGTGCTGATCGGCGGCAACGACCTCGTCGGGCCCCGACCCGACGTGCACGCGCTCGCCGATCGGCTGGCGACCTCGGTCGCCGCGGTGCGCGCCACCGGTGCCGACGTGCTGCTCGTCACCCCGTTCATGCCGCAGCGGCCCGCCTCGCGCCTGTACGAGCGCCGGATCGCGGCCTTCGCCGACCGCATCGTCGGCATCGGCCATGACACCGGCGCGATCGTGCTCGACGTGGCCGCGCTGCCCGCGCTCACGGTGAAGGGCATGTGGGCCGAGGATCGCGTGCACCTGAACTCCGCCGGGCACCGCGCGCTCGCCTACGAGGCCGCCCGGAAGCTCGGGGTCCCGGATGCCGCGGCGCTCGCCGGACTCGAGCAGGCCGCGCACGAGGCCGACGCCCACGGCGTGGTCGCCGAGGGTGCGGTCGCCGACCGCCACGCGAGCGATGCGGAATGGCTCGTGCGCACGCCGTTCCGTGGGTGGCACGGCGGCTGCGCGGACGCACGGCGGGCGACGGGCGCGAGGCGAAGCGCCCGGAACTGTCGCCCGTGCTCGGCGTCGCCGATGCGACATCCGCTGTTCACGGGTGAAAAACCGGGCCTCTGCTAG
- a CDS encoding polyribonucleotide nucleotidyltransferase, whose translation MEGPEITFAEAVIDNGKFGTRTIRFETGRLAQQAQGSAVAYIDEETMLLSATSVSKQPKDHFDFFPLTIDVEERMYAAGRIPGSFFRREGRPSTEAILTCRLIDRPLRPSFVEGLRNEVQVVVTVLAIEPDELYDVLAINAASLSTQLSGLPFSGPVAGVRVALIDGQWVAFPKHSQLEDAVFSMVVAGRVITEADGSQDVAIMMIEAEATDNAWNLIQAGAVKPNEEVIAQGIEASKPFIKQLVEAQQQVAKTAAKPTADYPTFPPYQAEVKAAVEAFASTELKDVYKIAGKVERQDADDALKSRVKEHVAAKVEAGELPESANAEVSAAYKSVTKKVMRTRVLEEGVRIDGRGLADIRPLDAEVQVVPRVHGSAIFQRGETQILGITTLNMLKLEQSIDSLSPVTKKRYMHNYNFPPYSTGETGRVGSPKRREIGHGALAERALVPVLPTREEFPYAIRQVSEALGSNGSTSMGSVCASTLSLLNAGVPLRAPVAGIAMGLISDTVDGETRYAALTDILGAEDALGDMDFKVAGTSEFVTAIQLDTKLDGIPASVLAGALTQAKEARTTILAVLNAAIDAPDEMAPTAPRVISVQIPVDKIGELIGPKGKTINAIQDETGADISIEEDGTVYIGAVDGPSAEAARAQVNAIANPTNPEVGEQFLGTVVKIAAFGAFVSLLPGKDGLLHISEVRKLAGGKRVENVEDVLGVGQKILVEITKIDDRGKLSLAPVVAEDADTEGRETSGTHAEEPAEGADA comes from the coding sequence TTGGAAGGTCCTGAAATCACGTTCGCCGAAGCCGTCATCGACAATGGCAAGTTCGGCACCCGCACCATCCGCTTCGAGACCGGCCGCCTCGCCCAGCAGGCGCAGGGCTCGGCCGTCGCCTACATCGACGAAGAGACCATGCTGCTCTCGGCGACGTCCGTCTCGAAGCAGCCGAAGGATCACTTCGACTTCTTCCCCCTGACCATCGACGTCGAAGAGCGCATGTACGCCGCGGGCCGCATCCCGGGCTCGTTCTTCCGTCGCGAGGGCCGCCCCTCGACCGAGGCGATCCTCACCTGCCGCCTCATCGACCGCCCCCTCCGCCCCTCGTTCGTCGAGGGCCTCCGCAACGAGGTCCAGGTCGTCGTGACCGTGCTCGCCATCGAGCCCGACGAGCTCTACGACGTGCTCGCCATCAACGCCGCATCGCTCTCGACGCAGCTCTCGGGCCTGCCGTTCTCCGGCCCCGTCGCCGGCGTGCGCGTCGCGCTCATCGACGGCCAGTGGGTCGCGTTCCCCAAGCACAGCCAGCTCGAGGACGCCGTCTTCAGCATGGTCGTCGCCGGTCGCGTCATCACCGAGGCCGACGGCTCGCAGGATGTCGCGATCATGATGATCGAGGCCGAGGCGACCGACAACGCGTGGAACCTCATCCAGGCCGGCGCCGTCAAGCCGAACGAAGAGGTCATCGCGCAGGGCATCGAGGCATCGAAGCCCTTCATCAAGCAGCTCGTCGAGGCGCAGCAGCAGGTCGCGAAGACCGCAGCGAAGCCCACCGCCGACTACCCGACCTTCCCGCCCTACCAGGCCGAGGTCAAGGCGGCCGTCGAGGCGTTCGCGAGCACCGAGCTCAAGGACGTCTACAAGATCGCCGGCAAGGTCGAGCGTCAAGACGCCGACGACGCGCTCAAGTCGCGCGTCAAGGAGCACGTCGCGGCCAAGGTCGAAGCGGGCGAGCTGCCCGAGTCGGCCAATGCCGAGGTCTCCGCGGCCTACAAGTCGGTCACCAAGAAGGTCATGCGCACGCGCGTGCTCGAAGAGGGCGTCCGCATCGACGGCCGCGGCCTCGCCGACATCCGCCCGCTCGACGCCGAGGTGCAGGTCGTGCCCCGCGTGCACGGCTCGGCCATCTTCCAGCGCGGCGAGACCCAGATCCTGGGCATCACCACGCTGAACATGCTGAAGCTCGAGCAGTCGATCGACTCGCTGAGCCCGGTCACCAAGAAGCGCTACATGCACAACTACAACTTCCCGCCCTACTCGACCGGTGAGACCGGCCGCGTCGGGTCGCCGAAGCGTCGCGAGATCGGGCACGGCGCACTCGCCGAGCGCGCACTCGTGCCCGTGCTGCCCACGCGCGAGGAGTTCCCCTACGCGATCCGTCAGGTGTCCGAGGCGCTCGGCTCCAACGGCTCCACCTCGATGGGTTCGGTCTGCGCCTCGACGCTGTCGCTGCTCAACGCCGGTGTGCCGCTGCGCGCACCCGTCGCGGGCATCGCCATGGGCCTCATCTCCGACACCGTCGACGGTGAGACCCGCTACGCGGCGCTCACCGACATCCTCGGTGCCGAAGACGCCCTCGGCGACATGGACTTCAAGGTCGCCGGCACGTCGGAGTTCGTCACCGCGATCCAGCTCGACACGAAGCTCGACGGCATCCCCGCCTCGGTGCTCGCCGGCGCGCTGACGCAGGCCAAGGAGGCTCGCACGACGATCCTCGCCGTGCTGAACGCCGCCATCGACGCCCCCGACGAGATGGCTCCGACCGCGCCCCGCGTGATCTCGGTGCAGATCCCCGTCGACAAGATCGGCGAGCTGATCGGCCCGAAGGGCAAGACGATCAACGCGATCCAGGACGAGACCGGCGCCGACATCTCGATCGAGGAAGACGGCACCGTGTACATCGGCGCCGTCGACGGCCCGTCGGCCGAGGCCGCCCGTGCCCAGGTCAACGCGATCGCCAACCCGACCAACCCCGAGGTCGGCGAGCAGTTCCTCGGCACCGTCGTGAAGATCGCCGCCTTCGGCGCGTTCGTCTCGCTGCTGCCCGGCAAGGACGGCCTGCTGCACATCAGCGAGGTGCGCAAGCTCGCCGGCGGCAAGCGCGTCGAGAACGTCGAAGACGTGCTCGGCGTCGGCCAGAAGATCCTCGTCGAGATCACGAAGATCGACGACCGCGGCAAGCTCTCGCTCGCCCCGGTCGTGGCAGAGGACGCCGACACCGAGGGTCGCGAGACCTCCGGCACGCACGCCGAGGAGCCCGCAGAGGGCGCCGACGCGTAG
- a CDS encoding SGNH/GDSL hydrolase family protein: MLNNAHFSGRSASRSGALGALALIATALVVGLAAAPAAAAPSAASSAAASSSAATGVVTGWSPPAARGYVALGDSFTAGQGAPPYRDDTCKQSRYASYPTIAAVFSLYRLTANKACSGATVAATAAQLVGVAGDTKLVTLTVGGIDAGSNDVLAACALNPDPNVDPCRTALATSAAKLAALGPQLVGLYSTIAATLPNAKVVVLNYPRLFNPGVAPLGDLVNQSSDALNAVIAGAVAATANPRVTLVDVTQEFAGHGIGSKLPYIAFDPANLLASANFHPNALGNGLGYARALANDRVLSR; this comes from the coding sequence ATGTTGAACAATGCTCACTTCTCGGGGCGTTCGGCGTCCCGATCCGGCGCCCTCGGCGCCCTCGCCCTCATCGCGACGGCACTCGTCGTGGGCCTGGCCGCCGCCCCGGCCGCAGCCGCGCCGTCCGCAGCCTCGTCTGCTGCGGCATCCTCGAGCGCTGCGACGGGTGTCGTGACCGGCTGGTCGCCGCCCGCAGCCCGCGGGTACGTCGCGCTCGGCGACTCGTTCACCGCGGGCCAGGGTGCTCCGCCGTATCGCGACGACACGTGCAAGCAGAGCCGATACGCGAGCTACCCGACCATCGCCGCCGTCTTCAGCCTGTACCGCCTCACCGCGAACAAGGCCTGCTCGGGTGCGACCGTCGCCGCCACGGCCGCGCAGCTCGTCGGCGTCGCCGGCGACACGAAGCTCGTCACGCTCACGGTCGGTGGCATCGACGCGGGCTCGAACGACGTGCTCGCGGCGTGCGCGCTCAACCCGGATCCGAACGTCGACCCGTGCAGGACCGCCCTCGCGACGAGTGCGGCCAAGCTGGCCGCACTCGGACCGCAGCTCGTCGGCCTGTACTCGACGATCGCGGCGACGCTGCCGAACGCGAAGGTCGTGGTGCTGAACTACCCGCGGTTGTTCAACCCCGGCGTCGCACCGCTCGGCGACCTCGTCAACCAGTCGAGCGACGCGCTGAACGCCGTCATCGCGGGAGCCGTCGCGGCCACCGCGAACCCGCGCGTGACGCTCGTCGACGTGACGCAGGAGTTCGCGGGTCACGGCATCGGCTCGAAGCTGCCGTACATCGCGTTCGATCCGGCGAACCTGCTGGCCTCGGCGAACTTCCACCCGAACGCGCTCGGCAACGGGCTCGGCTACGCGAGGGCGCTCGCGAACGATCGCGTGCTGAGCCGCTGA
- a CDS encoding transcriptional regulator, whose protein sequence is MSTDERADRTTDLSAQPSSSRHPGIDHVLPSASLKSLAHPLRVRIYDELSSYGPMTASGLGERLGESSGATSYHLRQLERAGLVREDTTRGKGRERWWERTPGSIAIPDARSLPAGSAERLAVKLVEDEWFRSRETNFREFVLEGDQVFGDEWLDIATSDTINLRLTPDQLAALVADIDAVLKQYIDAHKRTPTPGSRPVQIHINAFPLMRGEPTEDDTKEP, encoded by the coding sequence ATGTCCACCGACGAACGAGCAGACCGCACCACCGACCTCAGCGCGCAGCCCAGCAGCTCGCGCCACCCCGGCATCGACCACGTGCTGCCCTCGGCGAGCCTCAAGTCGCTCGCACACCCGTTGCGCGTGCGCATCTACGACGAGCTCTCGTCATACGGCCCCATGACCGCGAGCGGGCTCGGCGAGCGGCTCGGCGAGTCGAGCGGCGCCACGAGCTACCACCTGCGGCAGCTCGAGCGCGCGGGCCTCGTGCGCGAGGACACCACCCGCGGCAAGGGCCGCGAACGCTGGTGGGAGCGTACTCCGGGCTCGATCGCTATCCCCGACGCACGGTCACTGCCCGCCGGCAGCGCCGAGCGCCTCGCCGTCAAGCTCGTCGAAGACGAGTGGTTCCGCTCGCGCGAGACGAACTTCCGGGAGTTCGTGCTCGAGGGCGACCAGGTCTTCGGCGACGAGTGGCTCGACATCGCCACGAGCGACACCATCAACCTGCGTCTCACGCCCGACCAGCTCGCCGCACTCGTCGCCGACATCGACGCCGTGCTCAAGCAGTACATCGATGCGCACAAGCGCACGCCGACGCCGGGCTCGCGACCGGTGCAGATCCACATCAACGCGTTCCCGCTCATGCGCGGCGAACCGACCGAAGACGACACGAAGGAGCCCTGA
- a CDS encoding RimK family alpha-L-glutamate ligase gives MLRSTWDYVDRADRFVEVVTRIDRSPCTLLNPLDAVRWNIDKRYLDDLALWGVPVVPVVRGLPGEPEAMVAAVERAEWAELVLKPAVGVGGTGVVRTEVGELARLLGSLPPTTEVMVQPFAPAILDEGELSFVFLGGAPSHVLRKRPAEGDFRAHGIYGGSVERTDAAAEDLAQVTAMLGRLPFDLAYARVDVVRFGGSLAVLELELVEPMLYLDRAPGSAERLADATITRLGRR, from the coding sequence GTGCTGCGCAGCACGTGGGACTACGTCGACCGGGCGGACCGCTTCGTCGAGGTCGTGACGCGCATCGATCGCTCCCCCTGCACGCTGCTCAATCCGCTCGACGCGGTGCGTTGGAACATCGACAAGCGATACCTCGACGACCTGGCGCTGTGGGGCGTGCCGGTCGTACCGGTCGTGCGGGGCCTGCCCGGCGAACCCGAGGCCATGGTCGCCGCGGTCGAGCGAGCGGAATGGGCCGAGCTCGTGCTGAAGCCCGCCGTCGGCGTCGGCGGCACCGGCGTGGTGCGAACCGAGGTCGGGGAGCTCGCCCGCCTCCTCGGGTCGCTGCCTCCGACGACCGAGGTGATGGTGCAGCCGTTCGCACCCGCGATCCTCGACGAGGGAGAGCTCTCGTTCGTGTTCCTCGGCGGAGCACCGAGCCACGTGCTGCGCAAGCGGCCGGCCGAGGGCGACTTCCGGGCGCACGGCATCTACGGCGGCTCGGTCGAGCGGACGGATGCTGCCGCCGAGGACCTCGCGCAGGTCACGGCGATGCTCGGCCGCCTGCCGTTCGACCTGGCCTATGCGCGGGTCGACGTCGTGCGCTTCGGCGGAAGCCTCGCCGTGCTGGAGCTCGAGCTCGTCGAGCCGATGCTCTACCTCGATCGCGCGCCGGGCAGCGCCGAACGACTGGCCGACGCGACCATCACGCGACTCGGCCGACGGTAG
- a CDS encoding Lrp/AsnC family transcriptional regulator: MTGYDDVDRALLGALGRDPRATVVALADRLGLSRNTVQARMARLETSGAFLSFERSIDPAPLGYPLEAFVSVHLRQKQLTEVIDRIAEIPEVTQAHGLSGSVDLLVRVVCRDAHDLFRIDGVILAIDGVERTETSLAMGEVIPYRLGPLLGRPS; encoded by the coding sequence ATGACCGGCTACGACGACGTCGACCGCGCGCTGCTCGGAGCCCTCGGCCGCGACCCGCGCGCGACGGTCGTCGCGCTCGCCGACCGCCTCGGGCTCTCGCGCAACACGGTGCAGGCGCGCATGGCGCGGCTCGAGACATCCGGAGCCTTCCTCTCGTTCGAGCGCAGCATCGACCCGGCGCCGCTCGGCTACCCGCTCGAGGCGTTCGTCTCGGTGCACCTGCGGCAGAAGCAGCTGACCGAGGTCATCGACCGGATCGCGGAGATCCCCGAGGTGACGCAGGCGCACGGGCTCTCGGGCTCGGTCGACCTGCTCGTGCGCGTCGTGTGCCGCGATGCGCACGACCTGTTCCGCATCGACGGCGTGATCCTCGCGATCGACGGCGTCGAGCGCACCGAGACCTCGCTCGCGATGGGCGAGGTGATCCCCTACCGACTCGGGCCGCTGCTCGGGCGGCCGAGCTGA